From Myxococcales bacterium, the proteins below share one genomic window:
- a CDS encoding isopenicillin N synthase family oxygenase translates to MTVSDLDIPTIDLADLRGGPNEAKALEDIRKGFGVYGLVYVKNHGVGPMGDSYDRFTRFCARPTREKEKYNRADLFYQRGWTPPNTEKAVVAGGQPDFKECWFATPTEIPKDLQVQFPEIFADNVWPDGEENAGGKLAEDYTARGRELHEAGLALLRGAAKALDLPHDTFDTICAGGPHIFRMLRYLPLDADQAREKKVLWGEEHTDFNLLTLLPGGRFHDPEGKVAKAPDSESGLYLRTRPSKEHPEGQMVRGTAPEGCIVAQVGQMLEMLTGGTFLATPHVITAPGVPGWSRLSAAHFVHVHPHTMLFPLPKFRTSQDVLKSYSPPVLAGTYALKTLVDIGLAPESTLGQLGYRHYDRLATIRHG, encoded by the coding sequence CTGACCGTGAGCGACCTCGACATCCCCACGATCGACCTCGCCGACCTGCGCGGCGGCCCGAACGAAGCGAAGGCCCTCGAGGACATTCGCAAAGGCTTCGGCGTGTACGGCCTCGTCTACGTGAAGAACCACGGCGTCGGCCCCATGGGAGACTCGTACGACAGGTTCACGCGCTTCTGCGCGCGCCCGACCCGCGAGAAGGAGAAGTACAACCGCGCGGACCTCTTCTACCAGCGCGGGTGGACCCCTCCGAACACCGAGAAGGCCGTGGTCGCCGGCGGCCAGCCCGACTTCAAGGAGTGCTGGTTCGCGACGCCGACCGAGATCCCCAAAGATCTCCAGGTCCAGTTCCCCGAGATCTTCGCCGACAACGTCTGGCCCGACGGGGAAGAGAATGCGGGCGGCAAGCTCGCCGAGGACTACACCGCGCGTGGGCGCGAGCTCCACGAGGCGGGCCTCGCGCTCCTCCGAGGCGCGGCGAAGGCGCTCGACCTGCCGCACGACACGTTCGACACGATCTGTGCGGGCGGCCCGCACATCTTCCGCATGCTGCGGTACCTCCCCCTCGACGCCGACCAGGCCCGCGAGAAGAAGGTGCTCTGGGGCGAGGAGCACACGGACTTCAACCTGCTCACGCTGCTCCCGGGCGGAAGATTCCACGATCCGGAGGGCAAGGTCGCGAAGGCCCCCGACAGCGAGAGCGGCCTCTACCTCCGCACGCGCCCGTCCAAGGAGCACCCCGAGGGCCAGATGGTCCGCGGGACCGCGCCCGAGGGCTGCATCGTCGCGCAGGTCGGCCAGATGCTCGAGATGCTCACGGGGGGCACGTTCCTCGCCACGCCGCACGTCATCACGGCGCCGGGCGTGCCGGGGTGGTCGCGCCTCTCGGCCGCCCACTTCGTCCACGTGCACCCGCACACGATGCTCTTCCCGCTCCCGAAGTTCCGGACGAGCCAGGACGTGCTCAAGAGCTACAGCCCGCCGGTGCTCGCGGGCACCTACGCGCTGAAGACCCTCGTCGACATCGGGCTCGCCCCCGAGTCGACGCTCGGTCAGCTCGGATACCGCCACTACGACCGCCTCGCGACCATACGTCACGGCTGA
- the rpsO gene encoding 30S ribosomal protein S15 translates to MPLHSEKTSELVAKFRTHETDTGSPEVQIALLTERIGYLTEHFKTHAKDHHSRRGLLKLVSKRRRLLSYLKNTSLDRYRKTVAALNLRK, encoded by the coding sequence ATGCCGCTTCACTCCGAGAAGACGAGCGAGCTCGTCGCCAAGTTCCGCACCCACGAGACCGACACCGGCTCCCCCGAGGTGCAAATCGCGCTCCTCACCGAGCGCATCGGTTACCTGACCGAGCACTTCAAGACCCACGCGAAGGATCACCACTCGCGCCGCGGTCTCCTCAAGCTCGTCTCGAAGCGCCGCCGGCTCTTGAGCTACCTCAAGAACACGAGCCTCGACAGGTACCGCAAGACCGTCGCGGCCCTGAACCTCCGCAAGTAG
- a CDS encoding rhomboid family intramembrane serine protease, whose translation MTLVVHFPRPGFFMADMPVTVTVDGEVVYRGSFVSGFTVPVEVGAGEHVVETAIGLGFLVRRRRLVVLTEERDEVVTATLSYSRMWGNFEEKCALAAGAPEARVAFGQPEAEELPAPREPVRATWGLLAVLAAFFVLEYAAAVGPREGASPSLDTLDALGGLGPTALREGEAFRLVTCTFLHVDPVHLFMNGIALVMAGVLVERTLGAARFLVLYFLGGVGGSLVSLALNRGDMISVGASGAVLGVFGAGLVLAELYPAAQRPQLRIQLARVLVPSLLPMLGGRGEHVDFGAHLGGAVTGALVGAAMLSEIRGALARGDKPRVAWPRAAAAVGGLGVVLAFALVATRSYPRVAALASILRTVVPNAELPVQGQPSEETYARWAKEYPDDPRVLAWQAGKALDRSDPEAFETAVTKGRAAVVRTGSAFSEETRAHFTKTFDGLEADRAMLLLVPRDELPKGTSKEISAGWDAKIATFAAKYPKDPRVQLELTMRAYFDAHDPKAALEHVKATRDAVPAVRSFFPKGLDVDAVSAVEVFALTDLGRRDEAKALELRVCREDGHEIARRMLTSNGLCRGTAAP comes from the coding sequence ATGACCCTCGTCGTCCATTTCCCGCGCCCAGGCTTCTTCATGGCGGACATGCCCGTCACCGTGACCGTCGACGGAGAGGTCGTCTACCGAGGCTCGTTCGTCTCGGGCTTCACCGTGCCGGTCGAGGTCGGGGCAGGGGAGCACGTCGTGGAGACGGCCATCGGCTTGGGCTTCCTCGTGCGTCGTCGCCGCCTCGTGGTCCTTACGGAGGAACGCGACGAGGTCGTCACGGCGACCCTCTCCTACAGCCGTATGTGGGGGAATTTCGAGGAGAAATGCGCCCTCGCGGCGGGAGCGCCCGAGGCCCGCGTCGCCTTCGGCCAGCCCGAGGCGGAGGAGCTGCCCGCGCCACGTGAGCCCGTCCGCGCCACGTGGGGCCTCCTCGCCGTGCTCGCAGCGTTCTTCGTGCTCGAGTACGCGGCCGCCGTGGGGCCACGCGAGGGGGCATCTCCGAGCCTCGACACCCTCGACGCGCTCGGTGGTCTCGGGCCGACCGCGCTCCGGGAGGGCGAAGCCTTCCGCCTCGTGACGTGCACGTTCTTGCACGTCGATCCGGTGCACCTCTTCATGAACGGCATCGCGCTCGTCATGGCGGGCGTGCTCGTCGAGCGCACGCTCGGGGCGGCGCGCTTCCTGGTCCTCTATTTTCTCGGAGGCGTCGGGGGCTCGCTCGTGTCGCTCGCCCTGAACCGCGGCGACATGATCTCGGTCGGTGCCTCGGGCGCCGTGCTCGGTGTCTTCGGTGCCGGGCTCGTCCTCGCCGAGCTCTACCCTGCGGCCCAGCGGCCTCAGCTCCGGATCCAGCTCGCGCGCGTGCTCGTCCCGTCCCTCTTGCCGATGCTCGGCGGTCGCGGTGAGCACGTGGACTTCGGCGCGCACCTCGGCGGGGCCGTGACGGGGGCGCTCGTGGGAGCCGCCATGCTCTCGGAGATTCGCGGTGCGCTCGCGCGAGGGGACAAACCCAGGGTCGCGTGGCCGCGGGCCGCCGCAGCCGTGGGGGGGCTCGGTGTCGTCCTCGCGTTCGCCCTCGTCGCGACGCGAAGCTACCCGCGCGTCGCGGCCCTCGCGTCGATCCTGCGGACCGTCGTGCCGAACGCGGAGCTGCCCGTCCAAGGACAACCGAGCGAGGAGACGTACGCCCGGTGGGCCAAGGAGTATCCGGACGATCCGCGGGTCCTCGCGTGGCAGGCAGGGAAGGCGCTCGATCGCTCCGACCCGGAGGCGTTCGAGACCGCGGTGACGAAAGGGCGCGCGGCTGTCGTGCGCACCGGCTCGGCCTTCTCGGAGGAGACACGGGCCCACTTCACGAAGACGTTCGACGGCCTCGAGGCCGACCGCGCGATGCTCTTGCTCGTCCCACGGGACGAGCTGCCGAAGGGCACCTCGAAAGAAATCTCGGCCGGGTGGGATGCGAAGATCGCCACGTTCGCGGCGAAATACCCAAAAGATCCGAGGGTTCAGCTCGAGCTCACGATGCGGGCCTACTTCGACGCCCACGATCCGAAGGCCGCGCTCGAGCACGTCAAGGCGACCCGCGACGCCGTGCCCGCGGTGCGCTCGTTCTTCCCGAAGGGGCTCGACGTGGACGCCGTGTCGGCGGTCGAGGTCTTCGCGCTCACGGACCTCGGTCGCCGCGACGAAGCGAAGGCGCTCGAGCTCCGCGTCTGCAGGGAAGACGGGCACGAGATCGCGCGCCGCATGCTCACGTCGAACGGTCTCTGCCGAGGTACGGCCGCGCCGTGA